Genomic window (Vicinamibacterales bacterium):
AGCGGGTGGCGCCGGTGCCGCTCAACCCGGCGCCGCTGAGCGACACGGCGTTCACCCGTGCCGGCGCCGAGCCCGGCAAGGAGCAGTGCTTCGTGGTGCGCAGCCTCGCGCCGGTCGGCACGGCGGTGATCGAGAGCGATCCAAGCCGTCCGATCTGCATCACGCCGAAAGACACGTTTCCGCCGGCCGCGCCGAAAGGGCTGGCCGCGGTGGCGAGCACCGGCTCGATCAATCTGATCTGGGACGCCAACGGCGAGTCCGATCTGGCCGGCTATGTCGTCTTGCGCGGCGAGGCCCCCGGTGCCACACTGCAGCCGCTCACGGCCGAGCCGATCAAGGAGACGCGCTATACGGATCGCAGCGCCAGCGCCGGCGTCCGCTACGCGTACCAGGTGATCGCCGTCGACCGTGCCGGCAATCGCAGCGCGCCGTCGAACCGGGTGGAAGAAGCGGCGCGATGAACGGAGGGGGACAGTCATGAAGATCTTCATCGATACGGGCAACCTGCAGGACATCCAGAGGCTGGTGCCGCTCGGCATCATCGACGGCATCACCACCAACCCCTCGCTGCTCGCCAAGGAACCCGGCGACTACCGAGACAACCTGAAGAAGATCTGCCAGATCGTGCAGGGACCGACCAGCGCCGAGGTCGTCGAGACCGAGGCCGAGGCGATGATCCGGCAGGGGCGCGATCTGTCGAAGATCGATCCGCACATCGTCGTCAAGGTGCCGCTGACGCGCGACGGCATCAAGGCCTGCAAGCAGCTGTCGAGCGAAGGTCTCAAGGTGAACGTGACCTTGTGCTTCACGCCGGGACAGGCCCTGCTCGCCGCGAAGGTCGGCGCCACCTACATCAGCCCGTTCGTCGGCCGCCTCGACGACATCGGGACACCGGGGATGGAGCTGATCCGCGACATCGTCGAGATCTACAACAACTACGACTTCAAGACCGAGGTGCTCGTCGCCAGCACACGCGGTCCGATGCACATTGTCGAGGCGGCGCGCATGGGGGCCGACATCTGCACCTGCCCGCCGGCGGTGATCGACGCGCTCTTCAACCATCCGCTGACCGACAGCGGCCTGAAGAAGTTCCTGGCGGACTGGGACAAGGCCTACGGTGCAACGGCGCAGCGATAGCGTGACGCCGACGTGCGCGCGAGAGCGCCTGTAGGGGGGCTTCGGGGAGCGACACCCCCGAATGAAAAATGGATCCGATCACGCATCTCGAAGATCTCGAACGCCGCGCTGAGCTGGGCGGCGGCGAGGCGCGCCTGAAGAAGCAGCACGACGGCGGCAAGCTGACCGCGCGCGAGCGCATCGACCTGCTCTTCGATCCGGGGACGTTCGACGAGAGCGACAAGCTGGTCACGCATCGCTGCCGCGACTTCGGCATGGACGACCCCGGCACCCAGATTCCCGGCGACGGCGTCGTCGCCGGTTCGGGACGCGTCGACGGCCGCCTGGTCTACGCCTTCGCGCAGGACTTCACCGTCTTCGGCGGTTCGCTCTCGGAGACCAACGCCGCCAAGATCGTGAAGATCATGGACCTCGCGATGAAGATGGGGGCGCCGATCGTCGGCTTGAACGATTCCGGCGGCGCGCGCATCCAGGAAGGGGTGCTGTCGCTCGGCGGCTACGCCGACATCTTCCTGCGGAACACTCTGGCATCGGGCGTCATCCCGCAGATCTCGGCGATTCTGGGGCCGTGCGCCGGCGGCGCCGTCTACTCGCCGGCGATCACCGACTTCACCATCATGGTCGAGGACACGAGCTACATGTTCGTCACCGGCCCCGACGTGATCCGCACGGTGACCCACGAGGAGGTGACGAAGGATCAGCTCGGCGGTGCGATGACCCACAACCAGACGAGCGGCGTCGCCCATTTCGCGGTCCCGGATGATCGGGCCTGCCTGCGGCTCATCCGCGAGCTGCTCTCGTACCTGCCTGGGAACAACGTCGACGACCCGCCGCGGCTCGACAGCGCCGATCCGATCGACCGCGAAGACGCGGCGCTGGACCGCCTGGTGCCGGCATCGCCGAACCAGCCTTACGACATCCTCGACCTCATTCACGCGGTGGCCGACGAGGGCGCGTTCCTCGAAGTGCACCGTCACTTCGCCAAGAACCTCGTCGTCGGCTTCGCGCGGCTCGGCGGCCGCACCGCCGGCATCGTCGCCAACCAACCGGCGTTCCTCGCCGGCACGCTCGACATCGACGCCTCGGTCAAGGGGGCGCGGTTCGTGCGCTTCTGCGACGCGTTCAACATTCCGCTGGTCACGTTCGAAGACGTGCCGGGCTTCCTTCCCGGCACCGTGCAGGAGTACGGCGGGATCATCCGTCACGGCGCCAAGCTGCTCTACGCCTTTGCCGAGGCGACCGTGCCGAAGGTGACGGTGATCACGCGCAAGGCCTACGGCGGCGCCTACTGCGTGATGTCGAGCAAGCACATCCGCACCGACGTGAACTTCGCGTGGCCGACCGCCGAGATCGCGGTCATGGGACCCGACGCCGCCATCAACATCCTCTACAAGCGCGAGCTCGAGAAGGCCGACGACCCGGCGGCGGCGCGCGCCGAGCGTGTCGCCGAGTTCAGGGAGAAGTTCGCGAACCCCTACGTGGCCGCGGCGCGCGGCTTCATCGACGAAGTGATCTACCCTCGCCAGACGCGGGCCAAGCTGATCGCCGCGCTCGCGGCTCTCGAAACCAAACGCGACCGCAATCCTCCCAAGAAACACGGCAACATTCCGCTCTAGCGCCTGGTACGTCGAGGGCCGGGGAGAACGGCCCCGGGAAGCCGATTACAATTGACGGCGTGAAAGTGCTCGTCGCCAACCGCGGCGAAATTGCCGTGCGGGTCATTCGGGCCTGCCGCGAGCTCGGCCTGCCGACGGTGGCGGTGTATTCCGACTGCGACCGGGGCGCGCGGCACGTCCGCGACGCCGGCCAGGCGGTGCACATCGGCCCCAGCCCCGCCGTCGACAGCTACCTCCGCATCGAGCGGCTGATCGACGCCGCGCGCGCCACCGGTGCCGACGCGGTGCATCCCGGCTACGGGTTCCTGGCGGAGAATGCCGGATTCGCGGCGGCCTGCCGCGACGCGGGCCTGACCTTCATCGGCCCGTCCGCCGAGGCGATCCGCATGATGGGGAGCAAGACCGGGGCGCGCGAGATCGCGATTCGCGCAGGCGTCGCGGTCGTGCCCGGGACCGAGGCGCCGCTTGCGGCGGACGTGAGCGATCACGATCTGCAGCGTCACGGCGACGGCATTGGCTATCCGCTGGTGGTGAAAGCGGTGGCCGGCGGCGGCGGCAAGGGCATGCGCGTCGTCGAATCCCCAGAGGCGCTGGTCAACGCAGTCCGGACGGCGCGCTCCGAAGCGGGCTCGGCCTTCGGTGACTCCGCCGTGTATTTCGAACGGCGGGTGCGGACGCCGCGGCACATCGAGATCCAGCTTCTGGCCGACCACTATGGCACCGTGCTGCCGTTTGTCGAGCGCGAGTGCTCGATCCAGCGGCGGCATCAGAAAGTGGTCGAGGAATCTCCGTCGACCGTCGTCGACGCGCGGCTGCGCCGCCGCCTGGCCGACGCCGCCGCGTCGGTGGCGGCCGCCGCCGGCTATACCAACGCCGGGACGATCGAATTCCTGCTCGACGAGGATGGCACGTTCTATTTCCTGGAGATGAACACGCGGCTGCAGGTCGAGCATCCGGTCACGGAAATGGTGACCAGCCTCGACCTCGTGCACTGGCAGATCCGGATCGCGCGCGGCGAACGGCTGGCCATCGATCCGGAACGCGCGCTGACGCCGCACGGCCACGCCATCGAGTGCCGGATCTATGCCGAGGATCCCGACCAGGGCTTTCTGCCCTCGCCGGGACTCGTCCGCGCGATCGCGCCGGCGAGCGGTCCTGGCATCCGCGACGACGGCGGCGTGCTGGCGGGGTTCACGGTGCCGGTGTTCTACGACTCGATGATCGCCAAGCTGGTCGCCTGGGGCGGTTCGCGCCCCGAGGCGATCGCGCGCATGGCGCGGGCGCTCGAGGAGTACGAGGTGCTCGGGATCCGGACGACCATCCCGTTCTTCGTGTGGCTCATGCGGCAGCCCGACTTCATGGCGGCGCGCTTCGACACGACCTACCTCGATCGCCTGCTGGCGGCGCGGCACGGCGAGTCGTTCAGTGCGTTCGACGACGACGACGAACGGCTCGTCGCCATCGCCGCCGCGCTCGATGCGATGTGGCGAACCGGCGGGACGGCGCGCGCCGTGCCGGGGCGCCCGGGTGGGGCGTGGCGAGCCGCCGGCAGGCTGGATGCCCAGCGTGCGTAGCTCCGAGCGGCCATGACGTTCGAGATCGAAGTCAACGGACGAAGCCGTTCCGTCTCGATCGAGCGCGCCGGCGACAGCCGTTTCCGGGTCACCGTCGATGGGGAGGTGGCGCTGGTCGACGCGCAGCGGGTCGGCGCATATGGCGTGTCGCTGCTGTTCCCCGACGCGTCGAGCCGCTCGGCGCGGGTGGCGGTGGCGCCCGGCCCGACGCCGGGAGAACAGCTCGCGTACCTGCAGGGCCGCATCGCCTCGCTGGCGGTCAACGCCCGGCGGACCGGCCGCGGCGCGGCCGACTCGGACGCCGCCACACACGGAGAACAGCGCGTCACCGCGCCGATGCCCGGGCGCGTCGTGCGCGTGCTGGTCTCGCCCGGCGATGCGGTCGAGGCCCGCCAGCCGCTCGTGGTCGTCGAGGCGATGAAGATGGAGAACGAGCTGCGCTCGCCCAAGAGCGGCCACGTCAAGGAAGTGGCGGTCGTGGCTGGGACTTCGGTCGAAGCCGGCCGCGTGCTGCTCGTCATTGACTGACCAGATGATCGATCCACCGGCGCCGCCGCCCGCGCGGGAGGGAGGGACGCCCGCCGCGCCACGGACCAGGCCGCGACGGTGGATGCGCCGACTGATTCGCGCCCTCGGCCTGATCCTCGCGATCGTCGTCGCCGGCCTGATGACGTCCTTGACGATCGACCTGGGGCCGTCGCTCAAGAAACGCGCGGAGAAGGCCGGCTCCGACTGGCTGGATCGCCCGATGCACATGGGCTATCTCGGGATCCATCTCGCGAGCGGATCGTTCGAGGTGCGCGATCTGGTGATCGACGGGTTGAAGCCCGGCGATCACCCGTTCCTGACGGCGAGGCGGATCACGGTCTACCTGCCGTGGTGGACCATCTTCACGCACGAGCTGATCGTCGACACGGTCGAGATGTCGGATTGGGACATGCTCGTCGAGCAGTTTCCCGGGGGCAAGCACAGTTTCCCGAGAGTGACCGGGCCGAAGCGTCCGCCCCGAACCGGCGAGCCGCGCTTCAAGTTCACGACCACCACGAAGCTGGTGATCGCGCGCAACGGGCGCTTTACCTACGACGATCACGGCACGCCGTGGCGGGTCGTCTGTCCGAATCTTTCGGTCAGCGTGTTCAAGGGGGTGGACACCTACCGCGGCACCGCGCAGTTCAGCAAGGGCTCGGTCAAGATCCAGAACTACGAGGAGTTCCCTGCCGATTTCGAGACGCGGTTCCGGATCGAGGACGGCAAGGTGCAGCTCGAATCGGCCGACATCCAGAGCCGTGGCGCGTCCACGGCAGTGACCGGCTACGTCGATCTGCGCAACTGGCCCGACATGCTCTACAACGTCAAGGCCAATGTCGACTTTCCGACCTGGAAGGCCGTGTTCTTCAAGGACATGAACTTCAGCGTGACGGGCGCGGGGCAGTTCGCGGGCACCTTCCGCTTCTTCAAGCAGCCCGACGGCACCGGGCGCGAGCTGAAGGGCAGCTTCACGAGCGCCGAGGCCGGCGTCAACGCGTGGCGCTTTGGCAACGTGCACGGGTCGCTCCTCTGGGACAACCACGCCTTCCGTGTCACCGACGTCACGACCGGTCTCTACGGCGGGCGCGCCAAGTTCGACTACCTGATGGAGCCGATCGGCGAGGCGCGGCCGGCGCAGGCCGTGTGGGACGCCACCTACGCCGACGTCGATCTGCACGTCATCACGGACTTCCTCCAGCTCCAGGGGATCCGCCTCGAGGGACGCGCGGCCGGCCGCAATCGCCTGGAATGGCCGCTCGGGCGCTTCGCGGAAAAGCACGGCAGCGGCCAGATCGTCGCGACCATGTCGGGGGCGGCGCGGCCGATGACCCGCGCGCTCAGTCCCGACCGCATCGCGACCGTCGATCCCCTCCCGCCGGAGTACGGACCGTTCAATCCGCAGCACCCGCTCGGCTACCTGCCGGTGGCGGGATCGATCGGCTACACGCTGACGCCGCAGTGGATCACGGTCGCCCCTGGCAGCTGGGCGGCGACCGAGAAGACCTACGTCGAGTTCTCGGGGCAGACCGCCTGGGCGGACCGATCGACGATGCCCTTTCACGTCACCAGCCTGGACTGGCTCGAGAGCGATCGCCTGCTCGCCGGCATCATGACCGCGTTCGGCTCGCCGACCGGCACGATCGACATCGGCGGCCGCGGCGAATTCGACGGCACGATGCTGGGGGCGTTCCGGCGGCCGCGCATCGAAGGACACTTCGCCGGCGACCGCCTGCGCGCGTGGGACACGGTCTGGGGCCACCTCGTCTCCGATCTCGTGATCGAGAACAGCTACGTCGATATCAGCCACGGCGTGATCACGAAGGGGGACGCGCGGATCGACACGAGCGGCCGCTTCTCCCTCGGCTATCCGCGCCAGGACAACGGCGAGGAGATCAACGCCGACGTGCAGATGCGCGGATGGCCGCTCGTCGACCTGCGTCACGCCTTCGAACTCGACGACTGGCCAGTCGACGGTTCGACGTCGGGGACGTTCCGTATCCACGGCCACTACCAGACCCCGTTCGGCAGCGGCCGGCTGCAGGTCGACGGCGGCCGCGGTTACGGCGAATCGTTCGAGTCGGCGACCTCCAACCTGGCGTTCGAAGGCAATGGCGTCCGCATGGAGTCCTTCCAGATACGGAAGGCGAGCGGCGCGATGACGGGCGCGGCGTGGATCGGCTGGGACGGCACCTATTCGTTCGACGCCAACGGCGTGAAGATTCCGGTCGAGTCGCTCGACATGCTCGCGTTCCCGAAGACGCCGCTGTCGGGAATCCTCGACTTCACCGCCACCGGCGCCGGCTCGTTCGGCAGTCCGCGCTACGACGTGAAAGCGACGATCGCCGACCTCTTCGTCAAGGACGAGGGGGTCGGGCTCGTCTCGGGCACGCTCTCACTGCGCAACGACATGGTGACGCTGACCGAGCTCAACGCCCAATCGCGGCGGCTCTCGGTCACCGGCCAGGGGCAGCTGGCGTTGAACCCTGAGCGCGACGTCGATCTGACGCTGCGCTTCTCGGATACCTCGCTCGATCCGTACCTCCGGCTGGCGGCGGGGTTCTCACCCTTCAACACGATCATCGCCGACGGCGTGATCCGCGCGCGCGGCGAGCTGTCGGACATCGATCACCTCGTCGTCGAGACGACGGTCGATCGGCTCCAGCTCAAGCTGTTCGATTATCCGGCGACGAACGACGGGCCGATCCAGCTGGCCCTCGATCAGCACGTGGTCGAGGTGCGCCGGTTCAAGCTCACTGGCGAAGGGACGGCGCTGGATCTGAGCGGCAGCATCGACCTGCATCAGCAGCGCATCGCGCTCGAGGCATCCGGCGACGCCAGCCTCGGGATCCTGCAGGCGTTCTACCCGTCGCTGCGCACGTCGGGAACCGCGGCGCTGCACGCGCAGGTGCGGGGCGGTCTGGACCATCCGGAGTTCTCAGGCGACGCGACCATCTCGGGCGGACGGCTTCTCTATTCGGCGCTGCCGCAGAGCCTGCAGGACTTCAACGGCCGGCTGGTCTTCGACGCGCAGGGCATCCGCATCGTCGACGCCTCCGGCCAGATTGGCGGCGGACGGGTGACGTTCGGGGGGCGCATCGGACTCAACGGCTTTCGTCTCGGCGCCGTCGATCTGACGGCGGCCGGCGACCAGATGCATCTGCGCTATCCAGAGGGCTTCCGCTCGACCGTCGACGCCGACCTGACGCTGCGCGGCGATCTGACGCAGCTGGTGGTCGGCGGCAACGTGACGATCCTGGACGGCGTCTACACCAAACGCTTCGAGCCGAACGTCGACATCTTCTCGATGATCGGCGGCACCACGCCGCTGCCGCAGCCGGTGTCGGCGGCCGCGGCGCTGCCGGTACGCTACGACGTGCACGTGCTGGCGCCCGGAACGCTGCGGCTCGAGAACAATGTCGCGCGCATCGCCTCGCGCGCCGACCTGACGCTCAACGGCACCTACGACAAGCCGGTCCTGTTCGGCCGCGCCGACATCGAGCGCGGCGAGATCATCTTCGAAGGCAACCGCTACCGGATCACCCGGGGCACGATCGACTTCGAAGATCCGACCGGCATCAAGCCGTTCTTCGACATCGAGGCCGAGGCGCGGATCCGCTCGACGTCGCAGTCGATTGGCAGCACGATCAGCGCCACCGACGCCTATCGGGTGACGCTCGGCGTGTCGGGGTCGCTCGACAAGCGCCTGAATCTGTCGGTCAACTCCGATCCGCCGCTGCCGACGGTGGATGTCATCGCGCTGGTGTTCGGCCAGCCGACCGGCGACCTGAGCAACCCTGAGCTGCGCAGCCTGAGCGCGCAGGCCACGGCCCAGACCGAGGAGCAGCTGCTGCGCTCGATGTTCGTCCGCATGTTCACCAATACGCTGACCGCGCCGCTCGGCCGCGCCGTCGAGCAGTCGCTCGGCATCGACACGGTGCAGATCATGCCCGGGCTCGGCTCGTCGGCCGATCCGCTGACGCCGACGGCGCGCCTGATCCTCGGCAAGCGGATCTCCAACCGCGCCTACCTGACGTATTCAAAGGCGCTCAGCACGACCACCAACGGCGATCAGGTGATCGTGCTGGAGTACGACCAGTCGGATCGGCTGGGCTGGGTGTTGACGCAGACGGGCGCGTATACGTTTGCGATCGACTTCCGCGTACGGAGGGTGTTCTAGAAGGTGCCAAGGGTGCTAGGGGTGCTAAGGGTGCTAAGGGTGCCAGGTGCTAAGGGTGCCACGGTGCTAAGGGTGCGCGGTGCTAAGGGTGCGCGGTGCTAAGGGTGCTGTGGTGCTAAGGGTGCGCGGTGCTAAGGGTGCGCGGTGCTGAGGGTGCTGCGAGGGGTGATCGCGCTGGCGTCGACGCTCTGGGCGTCGAGCGGGGCGCTCCTCGCGCAGGAGCCGCCGGCGACGTCGTACGTGGGCAGGCAGGTGGTCTCGATCGCCATCGCCGTCGAAGGCCGCCCGTCGACGGATCCGTCGCTGTTCGACGCGGTGCAGGTGAAGCTCGATCGGCCGCTGGACATGCAGGACGTCCGCGAGACGATGACCCACCTCTACACGCTCGGACGTTTCGACGACGTGCAGGTCGAAGCGGACGGCGCGGCGGGCGGCGTGGCGATCACCATCGCGCTCGATCCGATTCACGTCGTCACCAGGGTCGAGTTTCGCGGCGATCTCGGGCTGGCCGAGGGGCTGCTGCGCGATCGGATGACCGAGCGTTTCGGCGCGACGCCGCCGCTCACCCGCGCCGACGACGTCGCCGCCGCCCTCCAGGACCTGTATCGTGACTCCGGCTACATGACCGGCGTGGTGAAGGCGGCGCCGCCGGTTCTCGAGCACCAGCCGGAGCAAGCGACGATGGTCTTCGACGTCAGCCCGGGACCGCGGGCGCTGATCGAGACGGCAAAAGTGACCGGCACGCCGCTCGAGGCGGCGGCGCGCGTGGAGCAGCGCCTGCGCATCGCGCCGGGCGAGCCCTACCAGTCGGGCGACCTGCGGACACGCCTGGCGGACTATGTCACGTGGATGCGCCGCCGCGGCTACTACGAAGCCGACGCCCGTCAGCTCGAGGCTCGTCGCAACGCCGACCAGACGCGGGTCGACCTCACCATCGACGTGCGGCCGGGCCCGCTGGTGTCGGTCCAGTTCACCGGCGACCCGCTGCCGGCCGGCAAGCGCGCCGAGCTCGTGCCGATCGAAAGCGAAGGATCGGTCGACCAGGACATTCTCGAAGACGCGGCGCACCGCATCACCGCGTACCTGCAGCAGCTCGGATACTGGAAGGCGGACGTCCCGGCCCCCGATCGCCGGCAGGAGGGAGACACGCTCGCGATCATCTTTCACGTCGAGCGCGGGCCGTTGTTCAGTGTCGCGCCCGGCGGCGTGCAGGTCAACGGCGTGCTGGCGCTGCCCCCCGAGGTCCTGACCTCGATCCTGAAGCGGCTTCCGCCGGGAGCGCCGTTCGTCAACAGCGAGCTCGGCGCGATCGAAGGGGCGATCAAGCAGGAGTATCTCAGTCGCGGCTACGCGGGCGTCGAGGTGCTATCGCAGCCGAACCAGG
Coding sequences:
- the fsa gene encoding fructose-6-phosphate aldolase encodes the protein MKIFIDTGNLQDIQRLVPLGIIDGITTNPSLLAKEPGDYRDNLKKICQIVQGPTSAEVVETEAEAMIRQGRDLSKIDPHIVVKVPLTRDGIKACKQLSSEGLKVNVTLCFTPGQALLAAKVGATYISPFVGRLDDIGTPGMELIRDIVEIYNNYDFKTEVLVASTRGPMHIVEAARMGADICTCPPAVIDALFNHPLTDSGLKKFLADWDKAYGATAQR
- a CDS encoding carboxyl transferase domain-containing protein; amino-acid sequence: MDPITHLEDLERRAELGGGEARLKKQHDGGKLTARERIDLLFDPGTFDESDKLVTHRCRDFGMDDPGTQIPGDGVVAGSGRVDGRLVYAFAQDFTVFGGSLSETNAAKIVKIMDLAMKMGAPIVGLNDSGGARIQEGVLSLGGYADIFLRNTLASGVIPQISAILGPCAGGAVYSPAITDFTIMVEDTSYMFVTGPDVIRTVTHEEVTKDQLGGAMTHNQTSGVAHFAVPDDRACLRLIRELLSYLPGNNVDDPPRLDSADPIDREDAALDRLVPASPNQPYDILDLIHAVADEGAFLEVHRHFAKNLVVGFARLGGRTAGIVANQPAFLAGTLDIDASVKGARFVRFCDAFNIPLVTFEDVPGFLPGTVQEYGGIIRHGAKLLYAFAEATVPKVTVITRKAYGGAYCVMSSKHIRTDVNFAWPTAEIAVMGPDAAINILYKRELEKADDPAAARAERVAEFREKFANPYVAAARGFIDEVIYPRQTRAKLIAALAALETKRDRNPPKKHGNIPL
- a CDS encoding acetyl-CoA carboxylase biotin carboxylase subunit, whose product is MKVLVANRGEIAVRVIRACRELGLPTVAVYSDCDRGARHVRDAGQAVHIGPSPAVDSYLRIERLIDAARATGADAVHPGYGFLAENAGFAAACRDAGLTFIGPSAEAIRMMGSKTGAREIAIRAGVAVVPGTEAPLAADVSDHDLQRHGDGIGYPLVVKAVAGGGGKGMRVVESPEALVNAVRTARSEAGSAFGDSAVYFERRVRTPRHIEIQLLADHYGTVLPFVERECSIQRRHQKVVEESPSTVVDARLRRRLADAAASVAAAAGYTNAGTIEFLLDEDGTFYFLEMNTRLQVEHPVTEMVTSLDLVHWQIRIARGERLAIDPERALTPHGHAIECRIYAEDPDQGFLPSPGLVRAIAPASGPGIRDDGGVLAGFTVPVFYDSMIAKLVAWGGSRPEAIARMARALEEYEVLGIRTTIPFFVWLMRQPDFMAARFDTTYLDRLLAARHGESFSAFDDDDERLVAIAAALDAMWRTGGTARAVPGRPGGAWRAAGRLDAQRA
- a CDS encoding biotin/lipoyl-containing protein yields the protein MTFEIEVNGRSRSVSIERAGDSRFRVTVDGEVALVDAQRVGAYGVSLLFPDASSRSARVAVAPGPTPGEQLAYLQGRIASLAVNARRTGRGAADSDAATHGEQRVTAPMPGRVVRVLVSPGDAVEARQPLVVVEAMKMENELRSPKSGHVKEVAVVAGTSVEAGRVLLVID
- a CDS encoding translocation/assembly module TamB domain-containing protein; translated protein: MRRLIRALGLILAIVVAGLMTSLTIDLGPSLKKRAEKAGSDWLDRPMHMGYLGIHLASGSFEVRDLVIDGLKPGDHPFLTARRITVYLPWWTIFTHELIVDTVEMSDWDMLVEQFPGGKHSFPRVTGPKRPPRTGEPRFKFTTTTKLVIARNGRFTYDDHGTPWRVVCPNLSVSVFKGVDTYRGTAQFSKGSVKIQNYEEFPADFETRFRIEDGKVQLESADIQSRGASTAVTGYVDLRNWPDMLYNVKANVDFPTWKAVFFKDMNFSVTGAGQFAGTFRFFKQPDGTGRELKGSFTSAEAGVNAWRFGNVHGSLLWDNHAFRVTDVTTGLYGGRAKFDYLMEPIGEARPAQAVWDATYADVDLHVITDFLQLQGIRLEGRAAGRNRLEWPLGRFAEKHGSGQIVATMSGAARPMTRALSPDRIATVDPLPPEYGPFNPQHPLGYLPVAGSIGYTLTPQWITVAPGSWAATEKTYVEFSGQTAWADRSTMPFHVTSLDWLESDRLLAGIMTAFGSPTGTIDIGGRGEFDGTMLGAFRRPRIEGHFAGDRLRAWDTVWGHLVSDLVIENSYVDISHGVITKGDARIDTSGRFSLGYPRQDNGEEINADVQMRGWPLVDLRHAFELDDWPVDGSTSGTFRIHGHYQTPFGSGRLQVDGGRGYGESFESATSNLAFEGNGVRMESFQIRKASGAMTGAAWIGWDGTYSFDANGVKIPVESLDMLAFPKTPLSGILDFTATGAGSFGSPRYDVKATIADLFVKDEGVGLVSGTLSLRNDMVTLTELNAQSRRLSVTGQGQLALNPERDVDLTLRFSDTSLDPYLRLAAGFSPFNTIIADGVIRARGELSDIDHLVVETTVDRLQLKLFDYPATNDGPIQLALDQHVVEVRRFKLTGEGTALDLSGSIDLHQQRIALEASGDASLGILQAFYPSLRTSGTAALHAQVRGGLDHPEFSGDATISGGRLLYSALPQSLQDFNGRLVFDAQGIRIVDASGQIGGGRVTFGGRIGLNGFRLGAVDLTAAGDQMHLRYPEGFRSTVDADLTLRGDLTQLVVGGNVTILDGVYTKRFEPNVDIFSMIGGTTPLPQPVSAAAALPVRYDVHVLAPGTLRLENNVARIASRADLTLNGTYDKPVLFGRADIERGEIIFEGNRYRITRGTIDFEDPTGIKPFFDIEAEARIRSTSQSIGSTISATDAYRVTLGVSGSLDKRLNLSVNSDPPLPTVDVIALVFGQPTGDLSNPELRSLSAQATAQTEEQLLRSMFVRMFTNTLTAPLGRAVEQSLGIDTVQIMPGLGSSADPLTPTARLILGKRISNRAYLTYSKALSTTTNGDQVIVLEYDQSDRLGWVLTQTGAYTFAIDFRVRRVF